One Bosea sp. 685 DNA segment encodes these proteins:
- a CDS encoding LysR family substrate-binding domain-containing protein: MFTRTTRQVAMTRAGLIMLEEAKGILVKMEHASRAVRGASLASGKVLRVGAIDAASSSFVPEALAYFREQHPGVEIKFVEAMTAGLIQMLEAGKLDLALTRPPRKPTDCAFEILRVERPLVVLNEQHPLAAREHLTMLDLVGEPFIVPSKRSRPFAYDLVMAYFESVGAVPNVSIEATEKPAMMSAVAAGLGMALAPDWVSRLSFPGVTMRRLRGALLDPPPPGALVGVAWRPQQKLSPRDDFLAILRESVTLIDERHVFPFVISPPKMKRTARAGGPPTGGA, translated from the coding sequence TTGTTCACACGCACCACGCGCCAGGTCGCGATGACGCGCGCCGGGCTGATCATGCTGGAGGAGGCCAAGGGCATCCTCGTCAAGATGGAACATGCCTCGCGCGCCGTGCGCGGAGCCTCGCTCGCCTCGGGCAAGGTCCTGCGCGTCGGCGCGATCGACGCCGCCTCGTCGAGCTTCGTGCCCGAGGCGCTGGCCTATTTCCGCGAGCAGCATCCCGGTGTCGAGATCAAGTTCGTCGAAGCGATGACGGCCGGGCTGATCCAGATGCTGGAGGCCGGCAAGCTCGATCTCGCGCTGACCCGCCCACCACGCAAGCCCACCGACTGCGCCTTCGAGATCCTGCGCGTCGAGCGGCCGCTCGTCGTCCTGAACGAGCAGCACCCGCTGGCGGCACGCGAGCACCTGACGATGCTCGACCTCGTCGGCGAGCCCTTCATCGTTCCCTCCAAGCGCAGCCGGCCCTTCGCCTATGATCTGGTGATGGCCTATTTCGAGAGTGTCGGGGCCGTGCCCAACGTCTCGATCGAGGCCACCGAAAAGCCGGCGATGATGTCGGCCGTGGCCGCGGGACTCGGCATGGCGCTGGCGCCCGACTGGGTCTCGCGCCTGAGCTTTCCCGGCGTCACGATGCGCCGCCTGCGCGGTGCACTGCTCGACCCGCCGCCACCTGGCGCACTCGTCGGCGTCGCCTGGCGGCCGCAGCAGAAGCTCAGCCCACGCGACGACTTTCTCGCGATCCTTCGCGAGAGCGTCACCCTGATCGACGAACGGCATGTTTTTCCGTTCGTCATATCGCCACCCAAGATGAAACGCACCGCCCGCGCCGGCGGGCCGCCCACCGGAGGAGCCTGA
- a CDS encoding M23 family metallopeptidase, with product MNFLYDDSAEPLADPFAAPAGLPVSEHRSVNWRWLCACALIGLLGAALMGSSLYVSEGDHITAQRPEKAAPAHNDETPAGKTARKGDSLVQHSFAISTTQHFRAPLTEIAAGREITKMHAFAHVSVALSPLPVANLDIPDFDPARLLAGSTREAPPQDATDPADADVSVTRRDLAALTIDPDAPGLSDAAIDEQIAEMARLSAGSPQLPPDYSNQRILSRTLRMVGESASTEADAEDAGRFSSLDVRIIPENVTDVSAGADNRERFGDVDIALERGQTLAAALASNGASSERVAAILAALGKRARGDLPDGQHLRVTIGPEAGDRTIQRVTLFDESGPQQVVALDDQGRFVTVALPARGHDGTEGKAEADDEEDDGNNATLYQSAYASALKSDVPREVIDDFIRAFAAGLDLKQHAGSGDRLELVFTDDQPTPANHRELLYAALSTGGETQQIYRYVSSETGELDYLDDDGVSLKKLLMRKPVQEGRISSPFGMRYHPILHYSRLHNGVDWAAPRGTPIMAAGDGTVTAAGVHSGYGNRVELEHANGYASAYNHMASIAGRIKPGASVHMGEIIGYVGTTGLSTGPHVHYEVTTNGHFVDPMKVKLPSSRALQGTALAEFKEHKKQIDELRHHVDATVAAAPGGHPT from the coding sequence TTGAACTTCCTCTACGACGACAGCGCCGAGCCTCTTGCCGATCCATTCGCCGCCCCGGCAGGGTTGCCGGTTTCCGAGCACCGCTCCGTCAATTGGCGCTGGCTCTGCGCCTGCGCCTTGATCGGCCTGCTCGGCGCCGCCCTGATGGGCTCGTCGCTTTATGTCTCCGAGGGCGACCACATCACGGCGCAGCGGCCGGAAAAGGCCGCGCCTGCGCATAATGACGAAACCCCGGCCGGCAAGACCGCCCGCAAGGGCGACAGCCTGGTCCAGCACAGCTTCGCGATCAGCACGACGCAGCATTTCCGCGCGCCATTGACGGAAATCGCAGCCGGGCGCGAGATCACCAAGATGCATGCCTTCGCGCATGTCTCCGTCGCCCTGTCGCCGCTCCCCGTCGCCAATCTCGACATCCCGGATTTCGATCCCGCCCGGCTGCTCGCCGGCTCGACGCGTGAGGCACCGCCTCAGGACGCGACCGACCCCGCCGACGCGGATGTCTCCGTCACGCGCCGGGATCTCGCGGCGCTCACCATCGACCCGGATGCGCCTGGCCTGTCCGACGCCGCGATCGACGAACAGATCGCCGAGATGGCCCGGCTCTCGGCCGGCTCGCCGCAATTGCCGCCCGATTATTCAAATCAGCGCATCCTGTCGCGGACGCTGCGCATGGTCGGCGAATCGGCCAGCACCGAGGCCGATGCGGAAGATGCCGGCCGTTTCAGCTCACTCGATGTCCGGATCATCCCCGAGAATGTCACGGATGTTTCGGCGGGCGCCGACAACCGCGAACGCTTCGGCGATGTCGATATCGCGCTCGAGCGCGGGCAGACGCTCGCCGCGGCGCTTGCCTCGAACGGGGCCTCCAGCGAGCGCGTCGCCGCGATCCTCGCCGCGCTCGGCAAACGGGCCAGGGGTGATCTGCCCGATGGCCAGCATCTGCGCGTCACGATCGGCCCCGAGGCCGGCGACCGCACGATCCAGCGCGTCACCCTGTTCGACGAGAGCGGCCCGCAGCAGGTCGTGGCCCTGGACGATCAGGGCCGCTTCGTCACTGTGGCCCTGCCCGCGCGCGGGCATGACGGCACCGAGGGCAAGGCGGAAGCCGATGACGAGGAGGACGACGGCAACAACGCCACGCTCTACCAGAGCGCCTATGCCAGCGCCTTGAAGAGCGATGTGCCGCGCGAGGTGATCGACGATTTCATCCGTGCCTTCGCGGCCGGGCTCGATCTCAAGCAGCATGCCGGCAGCGGAGACCGGCTGGAGCTGGTCTTCACCGACGACCAGCCCACACCGGCAAACCATCGCGAACTGCTCTACGCGGCGCTGTCCACCGGCGGCGAAACGCAGCAGATCTATCGCTATGTCTCATCGGAAACAGGCGAGCTCGACTATCTCGACGATGACGGCGTCTCGCTCAAGAAGCTCTTGATGCGAAAGCCGGTGCAGGAGGGGCGGATCAGCTCCCCCTTTGGCATGCGCTACCATCCGATCCTGCATTATTCCCGGCTGCATAACGGCGTCGACTGGGCCGCCCCGCGCGGCACGCCGATCATGGCTGCAGGTGACGGCACGGTGACGGCCGCCGGGGTTCACTCCGGCTACGGCAACCGGGTCGAGCTCGAGCACGCCAATGGCTATGCCAGCGCCTATAACCACATGGCCAGCATCGCCGGCCGGATCAAGCCGGGCGCCTCCGTCCATATGGGCGAGATCATCGGTTATGTCGGGACGACGGGCCTCTCGACCGGCCCACATGTCCATTACGAGGTCACCACGAACGGGCACTTCGTCGATCCCATGAAGGTGAAGCTGCCCAGCAGCCGCGCCCTTCAGGGCACGGCGCTGGCCGAGTTCAAGGAGCACAAGAAGCAGATCGACGAGCTCCGCCACCATGTCGACGCGACCGTGGCGGCAGCGCCGGGCGGGCACCCGACCTGA
- the mgtE gene encoding magnesium transporter codes for MNDIVAQDSVAAAPDLLAKTLACTLAQEHIADIVETLNDQDTATTAEVLVSLPFERAVEVLDQPELFGASAALTLLTDERAAAFLSAMSADRVADIVRVLDAPVRERLTARLDQETRSALTRLLSYPEHSAGSIMTTEFVSVPANWTVAQTLDHIRHVERSRETVYATYVLDPVTGALVCAVPLRRLISSDSDAVVTSVVPAHKPISVTPATDREDVARLISKYNLLAVPVVDQANRVIGIVTVDDVIDAMIEETTEDVQKLGGMEALDEPYNEIGFARMIRKRAGWLSILLLGEMLTASAMQYFQDELEKAIVLTLFIPLIMSSGGNSGSQATSLIIRALALREISLKDWWRVALRELPTGLTLGAILGAIGVARIVLWQKLGIYNYGEHWALIAATVGGALIGIVTFGSLMGSMLPFVLKRLGFDPASASAPFVATLVDVTGLVIYFGVAAVILSGTLL; via the coding sequence ATGAACGATATCGTCGCGCAGGACAGCGTCGCCGCAGCACCCGATCTGCTCGCCAAGACGTTGGCCTGCACATTGGCGCAGGAACACATCGCCGACATCGTCGAGACGTTGAACGATCAGGATACGGCGACTACCGCCGAGGTCCTCGTCTCCCTGCCGTTCGAGCGCGCCGTCGAGGTCCTGGACCAGCCCGAACTGTTCGGCGCGTCTGCCGCGCTGACGCTCCTCACCGATGAGCGCGCGGCGGCCTTCCTCTCCGCCATGTCGGCCGACCGTGTCGCTGACATCGTCCGCGTGCTCGACGCGCCCGTGCGCGAGCGGCTCACCGCGCGGCTCGACCAGGAGACGCGCTCGGCCCTGACGCGGCTGCTCTCCTATCCCGAGCACAGTGCGGGTTCGATCATGACGACCGAGTTCGTCAGCGTGCCGGCGAACTGGACCGTGGCGCAGACGCTCGACCATATCCGCCATGTCGAGCGCTCGCGCGAGACGGTCTACGCGACCTATGTGCTAGATCCGGTGACGGGCGCGCTTGTCTGCGCGGTACCGCTGCGCCGGCTGATCAGCAGCGATTCCGACGCCGTGGTCACCTCCGTCGTGCCGGCGCACAAGCCGATCAGCGTCACGCCGGCGACGGATCGCGAGGACGTTGCCCGGCTGATCTCGAAATACAATCTGCTCGCCGTGCCCGTCGTCGACCAGGCCAATCGCGTCATCGGCATCGTCACCGTCGACGACGTCATCGACGCGATGATCGAGGAGACGACGGAGGACGTGCAGAAGCTCGGCGGCATGGAGGCGCTGGACGAGCCCTATAACGAGATCGGTTTCGCACGGATGATCCGCAAGCGCGCCGGCTGGCTCTCGATCCTGCTGCTCGGCGAGATGCTGACGGCCTCAGCCATGCAGTATTTCCAGGATGAGCTGGAAAAGGCGATCGTGCTGACGCTGTTCATCCCGCTGATCATGAGCTCGGGCGGCAATTCCGGTTCGCAGGCGACCTCGCTGATCATCCGGGCGCTCGCTTTGCGCGAGATCAGCCTGAAGGATTGGTGGCGGGTCGCGCTGCGCGAATTGCCGACCGGGTTGACGCTGGGCGCCATCCTTGGCGCCATCGGCGTCGCGCGCATCGTGCTCTGGCAGAAGCTCGGTATCTATAACTACGGCGAGCACTGGGCCCTGATCGCGGCAACGGTGGGCGGCGCGCTGATCGGCATCGTCACCTTCGGCTCGCTGATGGGCTCGATGCTGCCCTTCGTCCTGAAGCGACTGGGCTTCGATCCGGCCAGCGCCTCGGCGCCTTTCGTGGCGACGCTGGTCGATGTCACCGGCCTGGTGATCTATTTCGGCGTTGCCGCCGTGATCCTGAGCGGGACGTTGCTCTGA
- a CDS encoding tripartite tricarboxylate transporter permease → MDMIANLTLGFGVALSLQNLALCFAGCFIGTLIGVLPGVGPIATIAILLPITFGVDPVGALIMLAGIYYGAQYGGSTTAILVNIPGEATSVVTTLDGHQMAKQGRAGVALGVAALGSFFAGCVATLFIAALGAPLTKLALLFGPAEYFSLMVMGLCFAVVLARGSILKAFCMIMLGLLLSTVGTDLETGQERLTFGFPPLSDGIDFAVLAMGVFGFAEVLRNLENPEARDVVKAKIGRLLPDWGEIKQSINPVLRGTFIGGILGILPGNGAVLGPFASYTIEKKIAKDPSRFGRGAIEGVAGPESANNAGAQTAFIPLLTLGIPPNAVMALMVGAMTIHGIIPGPQVMTKNPDLFWGMIASMWIGNLMLVIINLPLVGVWVKLLQVPYRLMFPAILIFCCIGIYSVNNQPVDVAFTAMFGLFGYLLIKLGFEPAPMLLGFVLGKLLEEKMRQALIISRGSFMTFIERPISAGLLVVAVVVLAIALLPSISKKRDEVFTE, encoded by the coding sequence ATGGACATGATCGCCAATCTCACGCTCGGCTTCGGCGTCGCGCTCTCCCTGCAGAATCTGGCCCTGTGCTTCGCCGGCTGCTTCATCGGCACGCTGATCGGCGTGCTGCCCGGCGTCGGGCCGATCGCCACCATCGCGATCCTGCTGCCGATCACCTTCGGCGTCGACCCCGTCGGCGCGCTGATCATGCTGGCCGGCATCTATTACGGCGCGCAATATGGCGGCTCGACCACCGCGATCCTGGTCAACATCCCCGGCGAGGCGACCTCCGTCGTCACCACGCTGGACGGCCACCAGATGGCCAAGCAGGGCCGCGCCGGCGTCGCGCTCGGCGTCGCCGCGCTCGGCTCCTTCTTCGCCGGCTGCGTCGCGACCCTCTTCATCGCCGCACTCGGCGCGCCCTTGACCAAGCTCGCTCTGCTCTTCGGTCCGGCGGAGTATTTCTCGCTGATGGTGATGGGGCTGTGCTTTGCCGTCGTGCTGGCGCGCGGCTCGATCCTCAAGGCCTTCTGCATGATCATGCTGGGCCTCCTGCTCTCGACGGTCGGCACCGACCTAGAAACCGGGCAGGAACGCCTGACCTTCGGCTTCCCGCCCTTGTCTGATGGCATCGACTTCGCCGTGCTCGCCATGGGCGTCTTCGGCTTCGCCGAGGTGCTGCGCAATCTCGAGAACCCCGAGGCGCGCGACGTGGTCAAGGCCAAGATCGGCCGGCTGCTACCGGATTGGGGCGAGATCAAGCAGTCGATCAACCCGGTGCTGCGCGGCACCTTCATCGGCGGCATCCTCGGCATCCTGCCCGGCAATGGCGCGGTGCTCGGCCCGTTCGCGAGCTACACGATCGAGAAGAAGATCGCCAAGGATCCCTCGCGCTTCGGGCGTGGCGCGATCGAGGGCGTCGCCGGTCCAGAATCGGCCAATAACGCCGGCGCGCAAACCGCCTTCATCCCGCTGCTGACGCTCGGCATCCCGCCCAACGCCGTGATGGCGCTGATGGTCGGCGCGATGACGATCCACGGCATCATTCCCGGCCCGCAGGTCATGACCAAGAACCCCGACCTGTTCTGGGGCATGATCGCCTCGATGTGGATCGGCAACCTGATGCTGGTCATCATCAACCTGCCGCTGGTCGGCGTCTGGGTGAAGCTGCTGCAGGTTCCCTATCGCCTGATGTTCCCGGCGATCCTGATCTTCTGCTGCATCGGCATCTACTCGGTGAACAATCAGCCGGTGGACGTCGCCTTTACCGCCATGTTCGGCCTGTTCGGCTACCTCTTGATCAAGCTCGGCTTCGAGCCCGCGCCGATGCTGCTCGGCTTCGTGCTGGGCAAGCTGCTCGAGGAGAAGATGCGCCAGGCGCTGATCATCTCGCGCGGCTCGTTCATGACCTTCATCGAGCGGCCGATCTCGGCGGGCCTCCTGGTCGTCGCCGTGGTGGTCCTGGCGATCGCGCTGCTGCCTTCGATCTCGAAGAAGCGCGACGAGGTCTTCACCGAATGA
- a CDS encoding tripartite tricarboxylate transporter TctB family protein yields MSLNPIERAQGLRIRSQQDMAAGLFMIVLGTFAFLLSSELPLGSLRQIGPGMLPKSFAVICAALGLMLSLTSLRFNGEKLTGWAWRGVFLVLGGACLFGLAIRGFDIGPIHVPQLGLLVAGPLVILVSGLAADDMKWKELIIFAIAMTTACALLFKYALSLPIPLAPWLLGI; encoded by the coding sequence ATGAGTTTGAACCCTATCGAACGGGCGCAAGGCCTACGCATTCGCTCCCAGCAGGACATGGCGGCCGGCCTGTTCATGATCGTGCTTGGAACCTTCGCCTTCCTCCTGTCCAGCGAGCTGCCCCTCGGCAGCCTTCGCCAGATCGGGCCGGGCATGCTGCCGAAATCCTTTGCGGTGATCTGCGCCGCGCTGGGCCTCATGCTCTCGCTCACCTCGCTGCGCTTCAACGGTGAGAAGCTGACGGGCTGGGCCTGGCGTGGCGTTTTCCTCGTGCTCGGCGGAGCCTGCCTGTTCGGGCTCGCCATCCGCGGCTTCGATATCGGGCCGATCCATGTCCCGCAGCTCGGGCTGCTCGTCGCAGGGCCGCTGGTCATCCTCGTCTCCGGCCTCGCCGCCGACGACATGAAATGGAAGGAGCTGATCATCTTCGCCATCGCGATGACGACCGCCTGCGCCCTGCTCTTCAAATACGCGCTCAGCCTGCCGATTCCGCTGGCGCCCTGGCTGCTGGGGATCTGA
- a CDS encoding tripartite tricarboxylate transporter substrate-binding protein: MKKLTVGMAAAITIALAGSAQAQTYPTRPVTMIVPFAAGGPTDIIARIVADHMSKTLGQQLVIENVAGAGGTTGIARAITAAPDGYTIAMGHLGTFSAAPATYPGLKYDPINGMQTIGLAGGTPILIVARKTFEPKDLKEFVTYVKANSEKVNEAHAGLGSVSWTTCTLLKAQLGVPKINAVAYRGTGPALNDLVSGQVDFMCDQIVSVAEQVKAGNIKAYAIASKQRSPALPDVPTTAEAGLPEYQIEAWNGIAGPKGLPKDVVDRLVAALDKALNDEGTKKRLLELGTVMPTAEERTPAGFAALIKRDADKLSPALSAAPK; the protein is encoded by the coding sequence ATGAAGAAACTGACAGTTGGTATGGCGGCCGCGATCACCATCGCACTCGCCGGCAGCGCCCAGGCGCAAACCTATCCGACGCGCCCGGTCACCATGATCGTGCCCTTCGCCGCCGGCGGGCCGACCGACATCATCGCGCGCATCGTCGCCGACCATATGTCGAAGACGCTCGGCCAGCAGCTGGTGATCGAGAACGTCGCCGGCGCCGGCGGCACCACCGGCATCGCCCGCGCGATCACGGCTGCGCCCGACGGCTACACCATCGCGATGGGGCATCTGGGCACGTTCTCGGCAGCGCCTGCGACCTATCCCGGCCTGAAATACGACCCGATCAACGGCATGCAGACCATCGGTCTCGCTGGCGGCACGCCGATCCTGATCGTCGCCCGCAAGACTTTCGAGCCGAAGGACCTGAAGGAGTTCGTGACCTATGTGAAGGCGAACTCCGAGAAGGTGAACGAGGCCCATGCCGGCCTCGGCTCCGTCTCCTGGACGACCTGCACCCTCCTGAAGGCCCAGCTCGGCGTGCCGAAGATCAACGCCGTCGCCTATCGCGGCACCGGGCCGGCGTTGAACGATCTCGTCTCCGGCCAGGTCGACTTCATGTGCGACCAGATCGTCAGCGTCGCCGAGCAGGTGAAGGCCGGCAACATCAAGGCCTATGCGATCGCCTCGAAGCAGCGCTCGCCGGCCCTGCCCGACGTTCCCACCACCGCGGAAGCCGGGCTGCCGGAGTACCAGATCGAGGCCTGGAACGGCATCGCCGGTCCCAAGGGCTTGCCCAAGGACGTCGTCGATCGTCTGGTCGCCGCCCTCGACAAGGCACTGAACGACGAAGGCACCAAGAAGCGCCTGCTCGAACTGGGCACCGTGATGCCGACCGCCGAGGAACGCACCCCGGCCGGTTTCGCCGCCCTGATCAAGCGCGACGCCGACAAGCTCAGCCCAGCCTTGTCAGCCGCGCCGAAGTAA
- the upp gene encoding uracil phosphoribosyltransferase, with protein MTKSQDGVTVVDHPLVRHKLTLMREKDRSTKSFRQLLNEIGMLLCYEVTRDLPMEMTEIETPLTKSMQPIIAGKKMVFAPILRAGVGFLDGMLELVPAARVAHIGLYRDPNTLQAVEYYFKAPSDIAERMVVVMDPMLATANSAVAAIDRLKERGAKDLRFVCLLAAPEGIERFRGAHPDVRIWTAAIDEKLNEHGYIVPGLGDAGDRMFGTR; from the coding sequence ATGACCAAAAGCCAGGACGGCGTCACCGTCGTCGACCATCCGCTGGTGCGGCACAAGCTGACGCTGATGCGTGAGAAGGACCGCTCGACCAAGAGCTTCCGCCAGCTCCTCAACGAGATCGGCATGCTGCTCTGCTACGAGGTCACGCGCGATCTGCCGATGGAGATGACCGAGATCGAGACGCCGCTGACGAAGTCGATGCAGCCGATCATCGCCGGCAAGAAGATGGTCTTCGCGCCGATCCTGCGCGCCGGCGTCGGCTTCCTCGACGGCATGCTGGAGCTGGTGCCCGCCGCCCGCGTCGCCCATATCGGGCTCTATCGCGATCCCAACACGCTCCAGGCGGTCGAGTATTATTTCAAGGCCCCCTCCGACATCGCCGAGCGCATGGTCGTGGTGATGGACCCGATGCTGGCGACGGCCAATTCGGCGGTCGCGGCGATCGACCGGCTGAAGGAGCGCGGCGCCAAGGATCTGCGCTTCGTCTGCCTGCTGGCGGCGCCCGAAGGCATCGAACGGTTTCGCGGCGCCCATCCCGATGTCCGCATCTGGACGGCGGCGATCGACGAGAAGCTGAACGAGCACGGCTATATCGTGCCGGGCCTGGGCGATGCCGGCGACCGGATGTTCGGCACGCGCTAA
- a CDS encoding DMT family transporter, producing MTTAPTSSGPVMGAREWLLLLVLSLLWGGSFFFGKIAVAEWPPLAVVLSRVSLAAAVLYLVLRARGLDMAVGRRMWLAFFVMGLLNNLIPFCLIFWGQTQLQSGVSAILNATTPVFGVIVAHLFGSNEKATPLKLAGVLAGLVGVGILMGPDALSGLGGALLPQLACLGAALSYGFAGLYGRRFRDTPPLVTAAGQLSATTVMSLPLVLIFTPPWSLPTPSWTVAAALVGLALISTALAYVIFFQIMRRAGGNNAMLVTFLVPVSAIMLGVGLLGETLLPRHLAGMAAIFAGLALIDGRLFRRKPQLGAAR from the coding sequence ATGACCACCGCTCCCACCTCCTCCGGCCCCGTGATGGGTGCGCGCGAATGGCTCCTGCTGCTGGTGCTCTCACTGCTCTGGGGCGGCTCCTTCTTCTTCGGCAAGATCGCCGTCGCGGAGTGGCCGCCTCTTGCCGTCGTCCTGTCCCGTGTCAGCCTGGCGGCGGCCGTGCTCTATCTCGTCTTGCGTGCGCGCGGGCTCGACATGGCGGTCGGCCGCCGGATGTGGCTCGCCTTCTTCGTCATGGGGTTGCTCAACAATCTCATTCCGTTCTGCCTGATCTTCTGGGGCCAGACCCAGCTCCAGAGCGGCGTCTCCGCGATCCTGAACGCCACCACGCCGGTATTCGGCGTCATCGTCGCGCATCTGTTCGGCAGCAATGAGAAAGCGACCCCGCTCAAGCTCGCTGGCGTGCTGGCCGGGCTCGTCGGCGTCGGCATCCTGATGGGCCCCGATGCACTCAGCGGCCTGGGCGGCGCGCTCCTGCCGCAGCTCGCCTGCCTGGGCGCCGCCTTGTCCTATGGCTTCGCCGGGCTCTATGGCCGGCGCTTTCGCGACACGCCGCCGCTGGTGACGGCGGCGGGTCAGCTCAGCGCCACGACCGTGATGTCGCTCCCGCTCGTCCTGATCTTCACCCCGCCCTGGAGCCTGCCCACGCCGTCCTGGACAGTCGCGGCCGCGCTGGTCGGGCTTGCCTTGATCTCGACTGCGCTCGCCTATGTGATCTTCTTCCAGATCATGCGGCGGGCGGGCGGAAACAACGCCATGCTCGTCACCTTCCTGGTGCCTGTCAGCGCCATCATGCTCGGCGTCGGCCTGCTCGGGGAGACGCTGCTGCCCCGACATCTCGCCGGCATGGCTGCGATCTTCGCCGGACTCGCCTTGATCGACGGCCGGCTTTTCCGGCGCAAACCGCAATTGGGCGCAGCGCGCTGA
- a CDS encoding glutathione S-transferase family protein — protein MTLTIYGCYRSRASRNIWLANELGLAFTHVPVIQAYRVPDPQAPDAPLHTRRADFLKVNPNGHVPSIDDDGFKLHESLAINLYLARKHGGPLAPRDAQEEGLAVMWALWAATECETHALTLQQHLAAFPPEKRKPEIAAAALAALAAPFAVLDQTLAQGGGFVMGGRFTVADINLAEVIRYAKPATQLFEAAPHVKAWLEACQARPAFTAMWQARDAEAA, from the coding sequence ATGACCTTGACGATCTATGGCTGCTACCGCTCGCGCGCCTCGCGCAACATCTGGCTGGCCAACGAGCTTGGCCTCGCCTTCACCCATGTGCCGGTGATCCAGGCCTATCGCGTGCCCGATCCGCAGGCGCCGGACGCGCCGCTGCACACGCGCCGCGCCGACTTCCTCAAGGTCAATCCCAACGGCCATGTCCCGAGCATCGACGATGACGGCTTCAAGCTGCATGAATCGCTCGCGATCAATCTCTATCTGGCGCGCAAGCATGGCGGGCCGCTGGCTCCGCGTGACGCTCAGGAGGAGGGACTTGCCGTGATGTGGGCGCTCTGGGCCGCGACCGAATGCGAGACCCATGCGCTGACCCTGCAGCAGCATCTTGCCGCCTTCCCGCCGGAAAAGCGCAAGCCCGAGATCGCCGCCGCGGCGCTGGCCGCGCTCGCAGCCCCGTTTGCCGTGCTCGATCAGACGCTGGCGCAGGGCGGCGGCTTCGTCATGGGCGGGCGCTTCACCGTCGCCGACATCAACCTCGCCGAGGTCATCCGCTACGCCAAGCCGGCGACACAGCTCTTCGAGGCCGCACCGCACGTCAAGGCCTGGCTTGAAGCCTGCCAGGCCCGCCCGGCCTTCACCGCGATGTGGCAGGCGCGCGACGCCGAAGCCGCATGA
- a CDS encoding DUF1236 domain-containing protein, with protein sequence MFKKLVLIAAIAVTPAVAFAQQNPQGAQGGAVSGGATGAVGGAIVGGPVGAVVGGVGGAVVGAIIGDQTPRFRQYVVEQRVPSYAYEEPVTIGTVLPNDGVVYREVPREYVPREYAETGYRYTVVNQHPVLVDPRTRRVVQIIE encoded by the coding sequence ATGTTCAAGAAGCTTGTTCTTATCGCCGCGATCGCCGTCACTCCCGCGGTCGCTTTCGCGCAGCAGAATCCGCAGGGCGCCCAGGGCGGCGCAGTCAGCGGCGGTGCCACGGGCGCGGTCGGCGGAGCCATCGTCGGCGGCCCGGTCGGCGCGGTTGTCGGCGGCGTCGGCGGTGCCGTGGTCGGCGCGATCATCGGCGACCAGACGCCTCGCTTCCGGCAATATGTCGTCGAGCAGCGCGTCCCGTCCTATGCCTATGAGGAACCGGTCACGATCGGCACGGTCCTCCCGAACGATGGCGTGGTCTATCGCGAGGTTCCGCGTGAATATGTGCCGCGCGAATATGCCGAGACCGGCTACCGCTACACGGTCGTGAACCAGCACCCTGTCCTGGTCGACCCGCGCACCCGCCGCGTCGTGCAGATCATCGAATAA